The following coding sequences lie in one Arachis stenosperma cultivar V10309 chromosome 5, arast.V10309.gnm1.PFL2, whole genome shotgun sequence genomic window:
- the LOC130981458 gene encoding uncharacterized protein LOC130981458, with protein MIVNGTSDTVLCHCFPNYLDGPALDWFCTLPVGSISRFQQLAKLFEDHFAGSTIYLHDSDYLNTIKQGQNESLKDYMTHFTKVAISIPDLHPEVHLHALKSGLRPGKSKKPSRLPNRKPLPGQIDIEELTQAWKSDKTYYRDEDKAHNSRKNFKLTPQFDSYTVQRQARRHNQRDPKLKID; from the coding sequence ATGATCGTTAACGGTACATCTGACACTGTTTTATGCCATTGTTTTCCGAATTATTTAGACGGTCCTGCACTTGATTGGTTTTGTACTTTGCCTGTAGGTTCTATCTCACGATTTCAACAGCTGGCCAAACTATTTGAAGACCATTTCGCTGGATCTACAATTTATCTGCATGACTCAGATTATCTGAATACAATCAAGCAGGGACAGAATGAGAGCCTGAAGGACTATATGACTCACTTCACGAAAGTCGCCATAAGCATACCAGACCTCCACCCCGAGGTCCATCTGCATGCCCTCAAAAGTGGACTCCGACCTGGGAAGTCCAAGAAACCATCGCGGTTGCCAAACCGAAAACCCTTGCCGGGTCAAATTGATATCGAGGAGCTCACACAAGCTTGGAAGTCCGACAAAACGTACTACAGAGACGAAGACAAGGCGCACAATAGTAggaaaaattttaaactaaccCCTCAATTTGATTCTTACACAGTTCAACGCCAAGCGAGAAGACATAATCAAAGAGATCCTAAATTGAAAATTGATTAA